The Nerophis lumbriciformis linkage group LG03, RoL_Nlum_v2.1, whole genome shotgun sequence genome includes the window ctggagaaatcactgcacataagcgatgatattacggattttcgatccctcaggcggtactgcatcaaaaagcgacatcagtgtgtaaaggatatcaccacatgggctcaggaacacttcagaaaaccactgtcagtaactacagttggtcgctacatctgtaagtgcaagttaaaactctgctatgcaaagtgaaagccatttatcaacaacactcagaaacgccgccggcttcgaaacagtgatgcaaaatggaaaagtgttctgtggtctgacgagtccacatttcaaattgtttttggaaactgtggacatcatgtcctctggaccaaagaggaaacaaaccatctggattgttatgggcgcaaagttgaaaagccagcatctgtgatggtatgggggtgtattagtgcccaaggcatgggtaacttacacatctgtgaaggcaccattaatgctgaaaggtacatacaggttttggagcaacatccaagcaacgttatcatggacgcccctgcttatttcagcaagacaatgctgttAGAATAAATATGTGTAagctatcacacaactcttatgcttaaaggccgttgctatagttattatcaattatgCTGAAGttctacttttctatctgtgcaaagggacatcgtctcgtatcagtgtctgtgtccagaacatcgagtgcagagacagggcgatatcacgagtgtcagcacatttgcatttcatgaatagtcatatattgtgtctaactggggctgctgagatTAACCTCTTCCTTCAGCAGCAGCCTCagcgatgtaaccagggacctcccaaataaatagtggagcacgtgggccggactttagagcgtaggttggatctGTAacgagagtacagcccaaaaacgtccctcctcattgagcaaaattgaactctgtccctgcatgattccttgcttcttgtctgtttaatacatGTCATCAGTTTTTTAACCTGACaattgccaagccacgtgttacaacagcgtggcttcatagtaaaagagtgcgggtactagactggcctgcctgtaggccagacctgtctcccgttgaagcctaaaataccacattggagacccccggactgttgaacaacttaagctgtacatcaagcaagaatgggaaagaattccacctgagaagcttaaaaaatgtgtctcctcagttcccaaacatttactgagagttgttaaaaggaaaggccatgtaacagagtggtaaaaatgcctcggtgacaacttttttgcaatgtgttgctgacattaaattctaagttaatgattatttgcaaaaacaaatgaagtttctcagtgtgaacattaaatatcttgtcttacaACCAAAGTGAGCATAAATCTTACTTGAGGAAACTCCAGGCCAGACAAGGAGACAGGCAGTGAAGGACACATGACggcagctgaaagatggaacaGAGGCTGGGCTCCAAGGCTGTGGGACCTCCTCCATTGACCATTACCACCTTGTGGACAAGGTCAGGGTATTCGTGGGCCAGGAATGTGCAAAACGACACCCTGCAAAGAAACCCAAAGGACACATTTAAAGCATTCAAGCACAGTTAGGACATTTTAGAGTAGAGATACTCAAACTGCGGTGCgcaggctctatctagtggtacgccaaagaatcaattCATTTTATGTGATTCACTATGCTTTAATTtacaatattcaaacacagtgttactgttcaaactataatgttacagtggccacaaatattaaatatacttgttaaataaaacctctgccttgtttttaatgaatacttcggcactactacgccactgtattttaatgttgctcattatgtgttattatattttaaaaaatgcctattttttttaaagatctacaaaccccgtttccatatgagttgggaaattgtgttagatgtaaatataaacggaatacaatgatttgctaatcattttcaacccatattcagttgaatgcactacaaagacaacatatttgatgttcaaactcataaactttattttttttttgcaaataataattaacttagaatttcagtagttgggaaagggcatgttcaccactgtgttacatggcctttccttttaacaacactcagtaaacgtttaacaGAATATGATAcaatattttttccccaaaagCAGAGAAAAATCTACAGTACATCATACTCTTAGGCTGTATTACGTTTGAATTCTCGCCAcgagagtcagagcttttcttccggtCACTCGCAAAAAACGAAGGCTCATCTAATATTGACAGCCATCAATGGAGCAAATGTCATTTATCGTCAAGTTTATGTACCGCATAtgtcaataacagtgcaatagatGATATATTTCAATATGTTTGAGTCTAAGGAAGGACAACATTTGTAATATAATGAACTTGggacaaaaaaaatcatgtttccaagcatattttgttttgtctatttattattattattatttgttatttacttTTTTGAACAAAATCATGTATTCCTCTTAAGGTATCtgtattttgtaaataaaatgtaatttatataataaataaatcataaataatttgtaataactattaataataattaaataataatattaattaaataataataatacaaattatataATAATTTAATGTATCAAGTCTATGTATGTTTGTTCCCTCTACAAACTCCAATACAAATTTAAACTTTGGGAAACAATTCTTTAATAAGTGTGTTTTGCGTATTTACGATGGCACCAAAGAAGGATACCAAAAAGGACAAGTACTATGATGACCATAGCACAGTAAACaacatttataaaacattttctaGTAGCAATTAAAGTGgtctccatcaatcaatcaatcaatcagtgtttatttatatagccctatatcacaagtgtctcaaagggctgcacaagccacaacgacatcctcggtacagagcccacataagggcaaggaaaaactcaccccagtgggacgtcgatgtgaatgactatgagaaaccttggagaggaccgcatatgtgggtgacccacaTAAGCGGTCTTTCCATCTAAACTCCTCAGTACAACATGGCAGGGGTGTAGCACCTAATTCTGGGGCTCCCTACACAAGACTCCGGAATGTCCCCCCCATACCACCCTAAACCCAACATCGCCGCCCCATacgcacacacttgttatgtttACGTGCACTAAAAAATATTGCATGGATTTTGTCGAagccacctttttttttggactttttaaaGATCGGATTAACATATCTCGAACGTATCAACCCCTTTCTGAATAATTTGGTTCAGctcatattttttaataattttttatttttttacaaataagtaAACAAATTCAAGACAGTGTCGAGAATGTGAATTTAAAGAAATAATCATAtaacattattcacttaaatatgattataaatatgtCAAGTAGGATTATCTGATAGATAGGATTATCATCCGAGGATAATATGaatcatacaaatatatatttatgattaTATCATAattagtgcatctcctgggaTTTACGTGTCCccttgtctttaaaaactagtgaaagCTCTActtctaactttaatcaagggtccttggACATGTCACATTTATGTGAAAAATTGAAACTTGTATAtaactttctccaatgctgcTCCAGGTAGATTTATTCCATGTTACCTTTCTTCTATGACCTCATCCTTGAAACAAAAACTGTAGTTATTACTGTTGAATGAAGTTTTTTCTTGCCGGGTTTGCCGATAACCAGACGGGTTAGATATAGTCATATTTGATTCAGGCAAACCTGTTATTGACCTTTCacaggaaaatgtatttgatcttAAAATCTACGACGCTGTTTTTATAAATAATTGACATGTAACAATTACAGTaacgtttttttcaaactttacaaaagcctaGAGGCCCCGGTGCAACTTCCTCCACTTTGACGATTCAGCATCATATTTAgaacatccatccttccatccatcttcttccgcttattcgaggtcgggtcgcgggggcagcagcctaagcagggaagcccagactttcctctccccagccacttggtgcagctcttcccgggggatcccgaggcattcccaggccagccgggagacatagtcttcccaacgagtcctgggtcttccctgtggcctcctaccagtcggacatgcccgaaacacctccctagggaggcgttcgggtggcatcctgaccagatgcccgaaccacctcatctggctcctctccatgtggaggagcagcggctttactttgagctccccccggatgacagagcttctcaccctatctctaagggagagccccgccacccggcggaggaaactaatttcggccgcttgtacccgtgatcttgtcctttcggtcataacccaaagctcatgaccataggtgaggacaggaacgtagatcgaccggtaaattgagagctttgccttccggctcagttccttcttcaccacaacggatcgatacagcgtccgcattactgaagatccgcctgtcgatctcacgatccactcttccctcactcgtgaacaagacttgaactcctccacttggggcagggtctcctccccaacccggagatggcactccatccttttcagggcgagaaccatggactcggacttggaggtgctgattcccatcccagtcgcttcacactcggctgcgaaccgatccagtgagagctgaagatcctggccggatgaagccatcaggaccacatcatctgcaaaaagcagagacctaatcctgccgccaccaaaccggatcccctcaacgccttgactgcgcctagaaattctgtccataaaagttatgaacagaatcggtgacaaagggcagccttggcggagtccaaccctcactggaaagaggtccgacttactgccggcaatgcggaccaagctctgacactgattatacagggagcggaccgccacaatcagacagtccgataccccatactctctgagcactccccacaggacttcccgagggacacggtcgaatgccttctccaagtccacagagcacatgtagactggttgggcaaactcccatgcacatttaggtttaaaattatttttacatttgaatCGTGGCAAAAAGTCAAACTCTCACCCGTACGAGTGGCCGATGAGAATGTTGCGTTTCCGAGCATATCTCTTGAAGATGGCACGCAGGTCCTCCGCCAGAGCATAAAAAGTGTAGGCGGCGGCAATCTGCGGGGCGCTGCTGGCTCCGTGCCCCGCCAAGTCCGGTGCGATGACCTCGTAGCCCAGCCGAGAGAAGAAGTCCAGTTGGCTGCTCCATATGTCCGAGGAGCCTCCGACGCCGTGCACAAAAAACAGCGCCACGTCCGAGTGCGTGCCCTTGCAGCTGGTGATCACTCTGTGGGAGTCGATCAGCACGGTGCGTTTGGGCttccggcggcggcggcgaggagGCGGGGCAGGCTTCTGCTCGCCAGGAGGCGGAGGAATAGCAGGCGGAACCGGTCTGGGATCCGGGGACGAGGCCATTTCCTTGTAGTCGGCCAGCTCCACCTCGACAGTACTACATGGCTCCAGATCACCGTCCTGACACTGGAGGATCTCAGAGTGCAAAACATCGCCGAGGTTCTCAATGACCAGCTGACCGTTACGGTAGACCGTGATCTTCCTCTTGCAGTGGACACCACCGTCGGCGTCCTCTGA containing:
- the LOC133576530 gene encoding protein ABHD8-like → MLTSITEGILCCLTGKAARLVLPLESTAPSDGFEFVEVKPGRVLRVRHIVPERQPVGKEEREQKDGERDHSEDADGGVHCKRKITVYRNGQLVIENLGDVLHSEILQCQDGDLEPCSTVEVELADYKEMASSPDPRPVPPAIPPPPGEQKPAPPPRRRRRKPKRTVLIDSHRVITSCKGTHSDVALFFVHGVGGSSDIWSSQLDFFSRLGYEVIAPDLAGHGASSAPQIAAAYTFYALAEDLRAIFKRYARKRNILIGHSYGVSFCTFLAHEYPDLVHKVVMVNGGGPTALEPSLCSIFQLPSCVLHCLSPCLAWSFLKAGFAHQGAKEKQLLKQGNAFNVSPFVLRAMMSGQYWPEGDEVYHAELTVPILLVHGMCDKFVPMDEDQRMAEILLFAFLKVIEEGSHMVMMECPDTVNTLLHEFFLWEPDSSRKDSKKTEAADKSLAVSGALHTLRTSTCQMFFRLLPG